A region from the Deferribacterota bacterium genome encodes:
- a CDS encoding DUF72 domain-containing protein, whose translation MIYVGTSGFRHNSWVDKIYPVSLRPTNYLKYYINNLGLSFVEITFTFHKMPYYKTIDQIAENIGNNSLALSIKLYKELLKESLNEEYVRTFIDALAPLNKDNIVYVLLADFPYSFTASRKNVETILNLKRLFEKNIFFVSLPHRSWYKERYFNLFREKNIGTIIHYIPLHSEDMTPFTPITTNKYAYFRIYSNKFLYLQSMNKNIAFNYNTKQLKSIANEVNKLSIVTKDTFVAFCNIRDGYSVYNAQSLNKILKEYNDEP comes from the coding sequence ATGATATATGTAGGCACATCTGGGTTTAGACATAATAGTTGGGTAGATAAAATATATCCAGTCTCTTTACGCCCTACCAATTATTTAAAGTATTATATAAATAATTTGGGCTTAAGTTTTGTGGAAATTACTTTTACATTCCATAAAATGCCTTATTATAAAACAATAGATCAGATAGCTGAAAATATTGGGAACAATTCTTTAGCATTATCTATAAAATTATATAAAGAATTATTGAAAGAATCGTTAAATGAAGAATATGTGAGGACCTTTATTGATGCTTTAGCCCCGCTAAATAAAGATAATATAGTCTATGTTTTATTGGCTGATTTTCCTTATAGTTTCACTGCCTCTAGAAAAAATGTTGAAACAATACTCAATCTTAAAAGGTTATTTGAAAAAAATATTTTTTTTGTTTCATTACCCCATAGGTCATGGTATAAAGAGAGATATTTTAATTTGTTTAGGGAAAAGAATATAGGAACAATCATCCATTATATTCCATTGCATAGTGAGGATATGACGCCTTTTACTCCCATAACAACCAATAAATATGCTTATTTTAGAATATACAGTAATAAGTTTTTATATTTACAGTCAATGAATAAAAATATAGCATTTAACTACAATACTAAACAATTAAAGAGTATAGCTAATGAGGTCAATAAGCTTTCTATTGTAACAAAGGATACTTTTGTTGCTTTTTGCAATATAAGGGATGGATATTCAGTGTATAATGCACAAAGTTTAAATAAAA